From Solwaraspora sp. WMMD1047, the proteins below share one genomic window:
- a CDS encoding exodeoxyribonuclease III produces the protein MRLATWNVNSVKARLPRLLGWLADTRPDVVCLQETKCPDGSFPAAEVAELGYLTASHSDGRWNGVAVLSRVGLDDVTVGFPGEPGFPDPEARAISATCGGLRVWSVYVPNGRTPDSPHYAYKLDWLAALRGAVAADLRDDRPLAVCGDFNVAPTDADVWDPALFVDSTHVTPAERQALAELRALGLVDIVPTPMKGPHPYTYWDYRAGMFHQNKGMRIDLVYATAGFAADVASAYVDREARKGKGPSDHAPIVVDTAPAEATPPAPGTPTVEGL, from the coding sequence ATGCGCCTGGCCACCTGGAACGTGAACTCGGTGAAGGCCCGCCTCCCCCGGCTGCTCGGCTGGCTGGCCGACACCCGTCCGGACGTGGTCTGCCTGCAGGAGACGAAGTGTCCGGACGGGTCGTTCCCGGCCGCCGAGGTGGCCGAGCTCGGCTACCTGACCGCCAGCCACTCCGACGGCCGGTGGAACGGGGTGGCCGTGCTCTCCCGGGTGGGGCTGGACGACGTCACCGTCGGCTTCCCCGGTGAGCCCGGCTTCCCGGACCCGGAGGCGCGGGCCATCTCGGCCACCTGCGGCGGGCTGCGGGTCTGGTCGGTCTACGTGCCCAACGGCCGGACGCCGGATTCGCCGCACTACGCGTACAAGCTGGACTGGCTGGCGGCGTTGCGCGGCGCCGTCGCGGCCGACCTACGCGACGACCGGCCGCTGGCGGTCTGCGGCGACTTCAACGTGGCGCCGACCGACGCGGACGTCTGGGATCCGGCGCTCTTCGTCGACTCGACGCACGTGACGCCGGCCGAGCGGCAGGCGCTGGCGGAGTTGCGGGCGCTCGGGCTCGTCGACATCGTGCCGACCCCGATGAAGGGGCCGCACCCGTACACCTACTGGGACTACCGGGCCGGGATGTTCCACCAGAACAAGGGCATGCGCATCGATCTGGTGTACGCGACGGCGGGGTTCGCGGCCGACGTCGCGTCGGCGTACGTGGATCGGGAGGCCCGCAAGGGCAAGGGCCCGTCCGACCACGCCCCGATCGTGGTCGACACCGCCCCAGCCGAGGCAACCCCGCCCGCCCCCGGCACCCCGACCGTCGAGGGCCTGTAG
- a CDS encoding DUF397 domain-containing protein, whose amino-acid sequence MSGAVWRKSTRSNSSGGECVEVAANLRDRVLVRDSKDPRGGTLAFRPAAWTAFVAEPPSSKIE is encoded by the coding sequence ATGAGCGGCGCCGTCTGGCGCAAGTCGACCCGATCCAACAGCAGCGGCGGGGAGTGTGTCGAGGTGGCCGCCAATCTGCGTGACCGGGTGCTGGTTCGGGACAGCAAGGACCCGCGTGGCGGCACGCTCGCCTTCCGGCCGGCCGCCTGGACCGCGTTCGTCGCCGAGCCGCCGTCCTCGAAGATCGAATGA
- a CDS encoding helix-turn-helix domain-containing protein has product MRGQLLATTQDKPPAERLAYWNELMATSLGLMNVRSENPDEFIASVRTTNLGALNLALHRFPSLRVTRSRSMVRPSDPDLFLINLTLRGGGVIQQARNRCVARVGQLSAFDSSTPHEIDYVEGEGGTDSTALTLQIPRALLPVRPDLVKRLYATCLTPEPQGVGAVLISHLVAVARHAHQLRPEDATRLGGITLDLVAATIAHRLDREADLPPDTRQAVTYRQVLAFIEAHLAGPELTPASIAAAHHVSVRSLYRLFAAEGRTVAGWIRHRRLDRCRRDLADPRLAGQPIHAVAARWGFTDSAHFTRLFTAAVGMGPLAYRQDQHLIR; this is encoded by the coding sequence GTGCGTGGGCAGCTGCTGGCGACCACCCAGGACAAGCCACCGGCTGAGCGGCTGGCCTACTGGAACGAGTTGATGGCCACCTCGCTGGGGCTGATGAACGTGCGGAGCGAGAATCCCGACGAGTTCATCGCTTCGGTGCGCACGACAAACCTGGGCGCGCTGAACCTCGCGCTGCACCGGTTCCCGTCGCTGCGCGTCACCCGGAGCCGGTCGATGGTCCGGCCGTCCGACCCCGACCTCTTCCTGATCAACCTGACGCTACGCGGCGGCGGCGTCATCCAGCAGGCCCGCAACCGTTGCGTCGCGAGGGTCGGCCAGCTCAGCGCCTTCGACTCGTCGACGCCACACGAGATCGACTACGTCGAGGGCGAGGGTGGCACGGACAGTACGGCGCTGACCCTGCAGATCCCCCGCGCCCTCCTGCCGGTCCGTCCCGACCTGGTCAAGCGGCTCTACGCGACCTGCCTGACGCCGGAGCCACAGGGCGTCGGCGCGGTGCTCATCAGCCACCTGGTGGCGGTCGCCCGGCACGCCCACCAGCTCCGGCCGGAGGACGCGACCCGGCTCGGGGGCATCACCCTCGACCTGGTGGCGGCGACCATCGCGCACCGGCTTGATCGGGAGGCCGACCTTCCGCCGGACACCCGGCAGGCGGTCACGTACCGGCAGGTGCTGGCTTTCATCGAGGCCCACCTCGCCGGTCCGGAGCTGACGCCCGCGTCGATCGCTGCGGCACACCATGTTTCGGTGCGTAGCCTGTATCGGCTGTTCGCCGCCGAGGGCCGGACCGTGGCCGGATGGATCCGGCACCGGCGGCTCGACCGCTGCCGGCGTGATCTCGCCGACCCCCGGTTGGCCGGCCAGCCGATCCACGCGGTGGCCGCCCGGTGGGGCTTCACCGACAGCGCGCACTTCACCCGGCTCTTCACCGCCGCGGTGGGCATGGGTCCGCTGGCCTACCGGCAGGACCAGCACCTGATCCGGTGA
- a CDS encoding helix-turn-helix transcriptional regulator, producing MSDLPAKLRQLRNERKITQITVAKAINVSKSLIASFEQGRLIPQYETVDRLDTFYGTGDTLSKMSADAVAERERQRDRQQRQLPVFDSWADLEASATMLRSFQPLLIPGLLQTEGYALATLESSVTLDPTDIHRHVTDRMARQEILNSPKPPRFMAVIDQTALRRKVGTPLIMRDQCDALIKACLRPHVSIQVVPEDAGAYAGTNGPFVLATVGPETYGFVEDQLGGRVVDVRDEVDLLMRAWDEVKLNALNQRQSLDLIARMAETWK from the coding sequence GTGTCCGACCTGCCAGCGAAGCTCCGGCAACTCCGCAACGAACGGAAGATCACCCAGATCACGGTCGCCAAGGCGATAAACGTCTCCAAGTCGCTCATCGCCTCCTTCGAGCAGGGCCGGCTCATCCCCCAGTACGAGACCGTGGACCGTCTCGACACCTTCTACGGCACCGGCGACACCCTCTCGAAGATGTCGGCCGACGCCGTCGCGGAACGCGAACGCCAACGCGACCGCCAACAACGCCAACTCCCCGTCTTCGACTCCTGGGCCGACCTCGAAGCCTCGGCGACGATGCTGCGCTCCTTCCAACCACTGCTGATTCCCGGGCTGCTCCAGACGGAGGGCTACGCGCTCGCCACGTTGGAGTCGTCGGTGACCCTCGATCCCACCGACATCCACCGTCACGTCACCGACCGGATGGCCCGCCAGGAGATCCTGAACAGTCCGAAACCACCCCGGTTCATGGCAGTCATCGACCAGACCGCGCTACGCCGGAAGGTGGGCACCCCGCTGATCATGCGCGACCAGTGCGACGCCCTCATCAAGGCGTGCCTACGTCCCCACGTCTCGATCCAGGTGGTGCCCGAGGACGCGGGCGCCTACGCCGGCACCAACGGCCCGTTCGTGCTGGCCACGGTGGGACCGGAGACCTACGGCTTCGTCGAGGATCAGTTGGGCGGTCGGGTGGTCGACGTTCGGGACGAGGTCGACCTCTTGATGCGAGCCTGGGACGAGGTCAAACTCAATGCGTTGAACCAGCGACAGTCGCTGGACCTGATCGCGAGGATGGCCGAGACGTGGAAATGA
- a CDS encoding TetR/AcrR family transcriptional regulator C-terminal domain-containing protein: protein MAERTSRRPLSRERVLTAAIALADAEGIQALTMRRLAAELGVEAMSLYHHLPGKEALLDGAVEAVVAEIGAAVAHPDADGDPHGWRLRLRRQFSAARQVMLRHPWAPALLGSRRSIPVAVFAYYDGILATLVGAGFSYRIAHRALHAFGSLPLGFAQELFSPAAAGGSMDADAAEADLAALAEALPHLTAMVQSEMHAATDPTLGWCDSQTEFEFTIDLLLDGLERHRG from the coding sequence ATGGCGGAGCGGACCTCCCGGCGGCCCTTGAGCCGCGAGCGGGTGCTGACGGCGGCGATCGCCCTCGCCGACGCGGAGGGGATCCAGGCGTTGACGATGCGCCGGCTCGCCGCCGAACTCGGCGTCGAGGCGATGTCGCTCTATCACCACCTGCCCGGCAAGGAGGCGCTGCTCGACGGCGCCGTCGAGGCGGTGGTCGCCGAGATCGGCGCCGCCGTCGCACACCCGGACGCCGACGGCGACCCGCACGGCTGGCGCCTCCGGCTACGGCGCCAGTTCTCCGCCGCCCGCCAGGTCATGCTGCGCCATCCGTGGGCTCCCGCGCTGCTGGGATCGCGCCGCAGCATCCCGGTCGCCGTCTTCGCCTACTACGACGGGATCCTGGCCACGCTGGTCGGCGCCGGCTTCTCCTACCGGATCGCCCACCGGGCGCTGCACGCCTTCGGCAGCCTCCCGCTCGGGTTCGCCCAGGAGCTGTTCAGCCCGGCAGCGGCCGGCGGGAGCATGGACGCCGACGCCGCGGAGGCCGACCTGGCCGCGCTGGCCGAGGCGCTGCCCCACCTGACCGCCATGGTGCAGTCCGAGATGCACGCCGCCACCGACCCGACGCTCGGCTGGTGCGACAGCCAGACCGAGTTCGAGTTCACCATCGACCTGCTCCTGGACGGACTCGAACGCCACCGCGGATGA
- a CDS encoding antibiotic biosynthesis monooxygenase has product MAVVKINAIEVPAGGGEELERRFAARLGAVEKAPGFLSFELLRPVAGDTRYFVYTRWQDEESYQAWAGGPAREAHSRTGDGPQARPVATGASLLEFEVVQHAAASGG; this is encoded by the coding sequence ATGGCCGTCGTGAAGATCAACGCTATCGAGGTGCCCGCCGGTGGGGGCGAGGAGTTGGAGCGGCGGTTCGCCGCCCGGCTCGGCGCGGTGGAGAAGGCGCCCGGCTTCCTCTCCTTCGAGCTGCTGCGCCCGGTGGCCGGCGACACCCGCTACTTCGTCTACACCCGGTGGCAGGACGAGGAGTCCTACCAGGCGTGGGCCGGCGGCCCGGCCCGCGAGGCGCACAGCCGCACCGGCGACGGCCCGCAGGCCCGCCCGGTCGCCACCGGCGCCTCCCTGCTGGAGTTCGAGGTGGTCCAGCACGCCGCCGCCTCGGGTGGGTGA
- a CDS encoding GrpB family protein, translating into MTEESGVDGRRRDPIEIVDYDSDWPTAFERQRTRVEAALGPWLAGPVEHIGSTSVPGLAAKPIIDMLARVPDYRGGDFGSAMSGIGWSHAPEPGDEAARKWSFCFPDIGWRTHHLHIVEADAENWRSLLRFRDHLRENPADAAEYGRLKRLLAAADAQDRPRYRAAKAPFIEGLLHGLDPR; encoded by the coding sequence GTGACCGAGGAGTCTGGGGTCGATGGCCGGCGCCGCGATCCGATCGAGATCGTCGACTACGACAGCGACTGGCCGACCGCCTTCGAGCGGCAGCGCACGCGGGTCGAGGCCGCCCTCGGTCCGTGGCTGGCCGGTCCGGTCGAACACATCGGCAGCACCTCGGTGCCGGGTTTGGCGGCCAAGCCGATCATCGACATGCTGGCCCGGGTTCCCGACTACCGCGGCGGAGATTTCGGGTCGGCGATGTCCGGCATCGGCTGGTCGCACGCGCCGGAGCCGGGCGACGAGGCGGCCCGGAAGTGGTCGTTCTGCTTTCCTGACATCGGCTGGCGTACCCATCACCTGCACATCGTCGAGGCCGATGCGGAGAACTGGCGGTCGCTGCTGAGGTTCCGGGACCACCTTCGCGAGAACCCCGCCGACGCGGCCGAGTACGGACGGCTCAAGCGGCTCCTCGCGGCCGCCGACGCACAGGATCGTCCCCGCTACCGCGCGGCCAAGGCGCCGTTCATCGAAGGGCTGTTGCACGGCCTGGACCCGCGATAG
- a CDS encoding PAC2 family protein, with the protein MLDPHELYQLTDDLPELGQPVLIQALTGFVDAGHATRLAREHLLSTLDAQPIASFDLDQLLDYRSRRPIMTFVEDHWESYDEPKLELHLLRDDAGTPFLLFGGPEPDLQWERFTAAAIALVGRLNVRLTVGLNAIPMAVPHTRPTGVTAHATRKDLISGYEPWLQRVQVPGSAGHLLEYRLGEQGQDAVGFAVHVPHYVAQSEYPAAAELLLASVSRSTGLLLPTEGLRSAAELVRTDIDRQVAQTDEANALVHALEEQYDAFTRGRAGSNLLGPTGPLPTADELGAELERFLAEQGKPGDGPTG; encoded by the coding sequence GTGCTCGATCCGCACGAGCTCTACCAGCTCACCGATGACCTGCCAGAGCTGGGGCAACCGGTGCTGATCCAGGCCCTGACCGGCTTCGTCGACGCCGGTCACGCCACCAGGTTGGCCCGGGAGCACCTGCTGTCGACCCTCGACGCCCAGCCGATCGCCAGCTTCGACCTCGACCAGCTGCTCGACTATCGGTCCCGCCGGCCGATCATGACCTTCGTCGAGGACCACTGGGAGTCCTACGACGAGCCGAAGCTGGAGCTGCACCTGCTGCGCGACGACGCCGGCACCCCGTTCCTGCTGTTCGGTGGCCCGGAGCCGGACCTGCAGTGGGAACGGTTCACCGCCGCCGCCATCGCCCTGGTCGGGCGGCTCAACGTGCGGCTCACGGTCGGGCTGAACGCGATCCCGATGGCCGTCCCGCACACCCGGCCCACCGGGGTCACCGCGCACGCCACCCGCAAGGACCTGATCAGCGGGTACGAACCGTGGCTGCAGCGGGTCCAGGTGCCCGGCAGCGCCGGCCATCTGCTGGAGTACCGCCTCGGCGAGCAGGGCCAGGACGCGGTGGGCTTCGCGGTGCACGTGCCGCACTACGTGGCGCAGAGCGAGTACCCGGCCGCCGCCGAACTGCTGCTCGCCTCGGTCTCCCGCAGCACCGGCCTGCTGCTGCCCACCGAGGGCCTGCGGTCGGCCGCCGAGCTGGTCCGCACCGACATCGACCGGCAGGTGGCCCAGACCGACGAGGCGAACGCGCTGGTGCACGCCCTGGAGGAGCAGTACGACGCCTTCACCCGGGGCCGGGCCGGCAGCAACCTGCTGGGGCCGACCGGGCCGCTGCCGACCGCCGACGAACTCGGCGCGGAGCTGGAGCGCTTCCTCGCCGAGCAGGGCAAGCCGGGCGACGGTCCGACCGGTTGA
- a CDS encoding class F sortase — translation MPGTRPGRVAPGRHPHRARSEGRPSWTGPLAVVLVLIGVFATGAGLGHSAGLSWPSFLGGGSKEPPREFPVLEPSRPIRVAIPSIEVTAPVHRVGLADDGSIAVPALDKHNETGWYDRGPTPGQFGPAIIVGHADTRTGPSVFHDLVKLRPGAKIEVTRQDRSVAIFEVNSVEHFDKAALPDERVYADYSRPLLRLITCGGEWRGGSVGYADNIIAFASLIDSRDA, via the coding sequence GTGCCGGGCACCCGACCGGGTCGGGTCGCGCCGGGCCGGCACCCGCACCGGGCCCGGTCGGAGGGCCGGCCGTCATGGACCGGGCCGCTGGCGGTCGTGCTGGTGCTGATCGGGGTCTTCGCCACCGGTGCCGGGCTGGGACACTCGGCCGGGTTGTCCTGGCCGTCGTTCCTGGGCGGCGGGAGCAAGGAGCCGCCCCGGGAGTTCCCGGTGCTGGAGCCGAGCCGGCCGATCCGGGTCGCCATCCCGTCGATCGAGGTCACCGCGCCGGTGCACCGGGTCGGGCTGGCCGACGACGGTTCGATCGCGGTGCCGGCGCTGGACAAGCACAACGAGACCGGCTGGTACGACCGGGGGCCGACGCCGGGGCAGTTCGGGCCGGCGATCATCGTCGGGCACGCCGACACCCGGACCGGCCCGTCGGTCTTCCACGACCTGGTCAAGCTGCGGCCGGGCGCGAAGATCGAGGTGACCCGGCAGGACCGGTCGGTGGCGATCTTCGAGGTCAACTCGGTGGAGCACTTCGACAAGGCGGCGCTGCCCGACGAGCGGGTCTACGCCGACTACAGCCGCCCGCTGCTGCGCCTGATCACCTGCGGCGGCGAGTGGCGCGGCGGCAGCGTCGGGTACGCCGACAACATCATCGCCTTCGCGTCACTCATCGACTCCCGCGACGCCTGA
- a CDS encoding DEAD/DEAH box helicase, giving the protein MTLTAQLPGSADPDSLFDAFAGWAKEQGLDLYPHQEEALIEIVSGANVILSTPTGSGKSLVATGAHFAALAADRSDSPTGCRSFYTAPIKALVSEKFFALCEVFGAENVGMLTGDASVNETAPIICCTAEILANMALRDGARADVGLVIMDEFHFYAEPDRGWAWQVPLIELPQAQFVLMSATLGDVTRFIDDLTRRTGRTTAVVKSAQRPVPLMFTYATTPLHETLEELLSTHQAPVYVVHFTQAAALERAQALMSVNVCSRAEKDAIAELIGNFRFTAGFGRTLSRLVRHGIGVHHAGMLPKYRRLVETLAQAGLLKVICGTDTLGVGINVPIRTVLFTALSKYDGVRTRLLKAREFHQIAGRAGRAGYDTMGTVVVQAPEHVIENEKALAKAGDDPKKRRKVVRRKPPEGSIGWGRPTFDRLVEAEPEPLTSSFAVSHSMLLNVIGRPGDAFAAMRHLLTDNHEDRAAQRRHIRRAIAIYRALLAGGVVERLPEPDAEGRSVRLTVDLQLDFALNQPLSPFALAAIELLDAESPTYPLDVLSVIESTLDDPRQILSAQQFKARGEAVAAMKAEGIEYEARLELLTEVTHPKPLAELLDAAYEMYRQGHPWVADYELRPKAVVRDMYERAMTFVEYVNFYGLSRSEGLVLRYLADAFKALRQTVPPDAKTDELIDLIEWLGELVRQVDSSLIDEWERLRNPAAEGVEQVLDERPPAVTANLRAFRVLVRNALFRRVELAALRRWDELGALDADSGWTADDWADALEPYFEAYDDLGTGPAARGPALLMIDQQRDRWLVRQIFDDPDGDHDWGISAEVDLAASDAAGEAVLRITDVGQL; this is encoded by the coding sequence ATGACGCTCACCGCACAGCTGCCCGGCAGCGCCGATCCCGATTCCCTCTTCGACGCCTTCGCCGGCTGGGCCAAGGAACAGGGGCTCGACCTCTATCCGCACCAGGAAGAGGCGCTGATCGAGATCGTCTCCGGTGCCAACGTCATCCTCAGCACCCCCACCGGCTCGGGTAAGTCCCTGGTCGCCACCGGGGCGCACTTCGCGGCGCTGGCGGCCGACCGGTCCGACTCCCCCACCGGCTGCCGGTCGTTCTACACCGCGCCGATCAAGGCGCTGGTGTCGGAGAAGTTCTTCGCCCTCTGCGAGGTCTTCGGCGCCGAGAACGTCGGCATGCTGACCGGCGACGCCAGCGTCAACGAGACCGCCCCGATCATCTGCTGCACCGCCGAGATCCTGGCCAACATGGCGCTGCGCGACGGCGCCCGCGCCGACGTCGGCCTGGTGATCATGGACGAGTTCCACTTCTACGCCGAGCCGGACCGGGGCTGGGCCTGGCAGGTGCCCCTGATCGAGCTGCCGCAGGCGCAGTTCGTGCTGATGTCGGCCACCCTCGGCGACGTCACCCGGTTCATCGACGACCTGACCCGGCGTACCGGGCGGACCACCGCCGTGGTCAAGTCCGCGCAGCGGCCGGTCCCGCTGATGTTCACCTACGCCACCACGCCGCTGCACGAGACCCTGGAGGAGCTGCTCAGCACCCACCAGGCCCCGGTCTACGTGGTGCACTTCACCCAGGCGGCGGCCCTGGAACGCGCCCAGGCGCTGATGAGCGTCAACGTCTGCAGCCGGGCCGAGAAGGACGCCATCGCCGAGCTGATCGGCAACTTCCGGTTCACCGCCGGCTTCGGGCGTACCCTGTCCCGGCTCGTCCGGCATGGCATCGGCGTACACCACGCCGGGATGCTGCCCAAGTACCGTCGGCTGGTCGAGACCCTGGCGCAGGCCGGCCTGCTGAAGGTCATCTGCGGCACCGACACCCTCGGCGTCGGCATCAACGTGCCGATCCGCACCGTCCTGTTCACCGCGTTGTCCAAGTACGACGGCGTGCGTACCCGGTTGCTCAAGGCCCGCGAGTTCCACCAGATCGCCGGCCGGGCCGGCCGGGCCGGCTACGACACCATGGGCACCGTCGTCGTGCAGGCCCCCGAGCACGTCATCGAGAACGAGAAGGCGCTGGCCAAGGCGGGCGACGACCCCAAGAAACGGCGCAAGGTGGTACGCAGGAAGCCGCCCGAGGGGTCGATCGGCTGGGGACGACCCACCTTCGACCGGCTGGTCGAAGCCGAACCGGAGCCGCTGACCTCCAGCTTCGCGGTCAGCCACTCGATGCTGCTCAACGTCATCGGTCGGCCCGGCGACGCGTTCGCCGCCATGCGGCACCTGCTCACCGACAACCACGAGGACCGGGCCGCGCAGCGCCGGCACATCCGGCGGGCGATCGCCATCTACCGGGCGCTGCTGGCCGGCGGGGTGGTCGAGCGGCTGCCCGAGCCGGACGCCGAGGGCCGCTCGGTGCGGCTCACCGTCGACCTGCAGCTCGACTTCGCGCTCAACCAGCCGTTGTCGCCGTTCGCGCTGGCCGCCATCGAACTGCTGGACGCCGAGTCGCCGACCTACCCGCTCGACGTGCTCTCGGTCATCGAGTCCACCCTGGACGATCCACGGCAGATCCTGTCGGCGCAGCAGTTCAAGGCCCGCGGCGAGGCGGTCGCGGCGATGAAGGCCGAGGGCATCGAGTACGAGGCCCGCCTCGAACTGCTCACCGAGGTGACCCACCCGAAGCCGCTGGCCGAGCTGCTCGACGCCGCGTACGAGATGTACCGGCAGGGGCATCCGTGGGTGGCCGACTACGAGCTGCGCCCCAAGGCCGTGGTCCGCGACATGTACGAGCGCGCGATGACCTTCGTCGAGTACGTCAACTTCTACGGGCTGTCCCGCTCCGAAGGGCTGGTGCTGCGCTACCTGGCCGACGCGTTCAAGGCGTTGCGGCAGACCGTGCCGCCCGACGCCAAGACCGACGAGCTGATCGACCTGATCGAGTGGCTGGGCGAGCTGGTCCGGCAGGTCGACTCCAGCCTGATCGACGAGTGGGAGCGGCTGCGTAACCCGGCCGCCGAGGGCGTCGAGCAGGTGCTCGACGAGCGGCCACCGGCGGTCACGGCCAACCTGCGGGCGTTCCGGGTGCTGGTACGCAACGCGCTGTTCCGGCGGGTGGAGCTGGCCGCGCTGCGCCGCTGGGACGAGCTGGGCGCACTCGACGCCGACTCCGGCTGGACCGCCGACGACTGGGCCGACGCGCTGGAGCCGTACTTCGAGGCGTACGACGATCTGGGCACCGGGCCGGCGGCGCGCGGGCCGGCGCTGCTGATGATCGACCAGCAGCGGGACCGGTGGCTGGTGCGGCAGATCTTCGACGACCCGGACGGCGACCACGACTGGGGCATCAGCGCCGAGGTCGACCTGGCCGCCTCGGACGCGGCCGGCGAGGCGGTGCTGCGGATCACCGACGTCGGCCAACTCTGA
- a CDS encoding DUF4386 domain-containing protein, whose protein sequence is MHPLIRTARVTGLWYLALGIAGGLGFLLIRSRIFVADDPAATLANLVEHGSLARLGVALELATVVAQAFAAAWFYRLFRAADPFPAAGIAVFGLVNAIAILVSAALTGTAVELAADPVGDPAANVQLLYLMSNNLWGVGGIFFGLWLIPMGWCVLRSGWMPAALGWILVAGGVGYLLSSFLRYLTPDAAVIVEALVIPATVGELWMIGYLLIRGVRRTAPGNAPAAAEEPVPAVR, encoded by the coding sequence ATGCACCCCCTGATCCGTACCGCCCGGGTGACCGGACTGTGGTATCTCGCCCTCGGCATCGCCGGTGGGCTCGGCTTCCTGCTGATCCGGTCCCGGATCTTCGTGGCCGACGACCCGGCCGCGACCCTGGCCAACCTGGTCGAGCACGGCTCGCTCGCCCGGCTCGGGGTGGCGCTGGAGCTCGCCACCGTCGTCGCCCAGGCGTTCGCCGCCGCGTGGTTCTACCGGCTCTTCCGCGCCGCGGACCCGTTCCCGGCCGCCGGCATCGCCGTCTTCGGCCTGGTCAACGCCATCGCGATCCTGGTCAGCGCGGCCCTGACCGGCACCGCCGTCGAACTCGCCGCCGATCCGGTCGGCGACCCGGCGGCGAACGTGCAACTGCTCTATCTGATGAGCAACAACCTGTGGGGAGTGGGCGGCATCTTCTTCGGCCTGTGGCTGATCCCGATGGGCTGGTGCGTGCTGCGGTCCGGCTGGATGCCCGCCGCGCTCGGCTGGATACTCGTCGCCGGCGGGGTCGGCTACCTGCTCAGCAGCTTCCTGCGCTACCTCACCCCGGACGCTGCGGTGATCGTCGAAGCGCTGGTGATCCCCGCCACCGTGGGGGAGCTCTGGATGATCGGCTACCTGCTCATCCGGGGCGTACGCCGCACGGCACCCGGGAACGCGCCCGCCGCCGCGGAGGAGCCGGTGCCTGCGGTGCGGTGA
- the trmB gene encoding tRNA (guanosine(46)-N7)-methyltransferase TrmB, translating to MTLAERPIRTFHPRQGRLSERHHDALERLWPVHGLLVPERPGAPWDLAALFGRRAPVVLEIGPGMGEATAAMAASDPERDYLAVEVHTAGIANLLALVERRRLTNVRIARGDAVDLARYALAPDSLAAVHIFFPDPWPKSRHHKRRLIQPAHVALLRSRLAPGGVLHCATDWSEYAGVMARTLAADPELVNEFAGYAPRPDWRPITKFERRALSAGRPVHDLIFRRR from the coding sequence GTGACCCTCGCCGAACGACCGATCCGGACATTCCACCCCCGGCAGGGACGGTTGTCCGAGCGCCACCACGACGCCCTTGAGCGGCTCTGGCCCGTACACGGTCTGCTGGTGCCGGAGCGGCCGGGCGCGCCGTGGGACCTGGCGGCGCTGTTCGGGCGCCGGGCGCCCGTGGTGTTGGAGATCGGCCCGGGGATGGGCGAGGCCACCGCGGCGATGGCCGCCAGCGACCCGGAGCGCGACTACCTCGCCGTCGAGGTGCACACCGCCGGGATCGCCAACCTGCTCGCGCTGGTCGAGCGGCGGCGTCTGACCAATGTCCGGATCGCCCGCGGCGACGCCGTCGACCTGGCCCGGTACGCGCTGGCGCCCGACTCGCTGGCCGCCGTGCACATCTTCTTCCCCGATCCGTGGCCCAAGTCCCGTCACCACAAGCGACGCCTGATCCAGCCGGCGCACGTCGCGCTGCTGCGCTCCCGGCTGGCGCCCGGCGGCGTGCTGCACTGCGCCACCGACTGGTCCGAGTACGCCGGGGTGATGGCCCGGACGCTGGCCGCCGACCCGGAACTGGTGAACGAGTTCGCCGGGTACGCGCCCCGGCCCGACTGGCGCCCGATCACGAAGTTCGAGCGGCGCGCCCTGTCCGCCGGCCGCCCGGTCCACGACCTGATCTTCCGGCGCCGGTGA